In Thermovirga sp., one DNA window encodes the following:
- a CDS encoding ABC transporter substrate-binding protein, which translates to MIPRRFFPLILFLGLVLQSVTACAAFDVSTIKGPHIKDLYMVIYRDPDSQMLALQKGELDVLGDITRPSDVDRLGSSPEVALSISRGFHLFFMAFNLRKEPWNDRALRQAAAMAVPSRQIVRDIFSGYSEPVDTYLPPVSPYHEPDVEIHEHDPDGARTLLAEAGWKWTPDGILIPPGDEEPLKPVKLLTPTAQVAPTTAEISNRIADALKGIGIPLSAEPLDFSTMISRLDHHDFDLFVMAWSLSRDPDSLFAFFHSSMDVVGGYNIQGLHDPQLDEVLEALRWAPDEKTAHKAAREAQRMLSEISPWIPIYSRYMVAAVRKEWDGVVSTRSTSADNLWTLLNMKPSQGGERPVMWCLSEEPRSLNPLSTSSAYDWQVLGLIYDGLLAVDPETLGDIPWLATGWEVETVGDGGGSHTRLTFRLREGVRWHDGFAFTSRDVRKTLEFLKKHEIPRYYDSVRDIERVETPDDHTVIVTMGNVSFWHLHNIGGSPVFPAHILESVKDWETWQPARETHPSEKGSTALVGTGPFIFREYRPGEFVHLVRNEDFWLLGGD; encoded by the coding sequence ATGATCCCTAGAAGGTTTTTCCCACTTATCCTTTTCCTGGGCCTTGTCCTGCAAAGTGTGACCGCTTGTGCCGCCTTTGACGTCTCCACCATCAAGGGTCCCCATATCAAAGACCTCTACATGGTGATCTACCGGGATCCCGACTCCCAGATGCTGGCCCTCCAGAAGGGCGAACTGGATGTCCTCGGCGATATCACCCGCCCCTCTGACGTGGACCGCCTGGGCTCCAGCCCGGAGGTCGCCCTTTCCATCTCCCGGGGATTCCACCTTTTCTTCATGGCCTTCAACCTCCGCAAGGAACCCTGGAACGATCGCGCCCTTCGACAGGCGGCGGCCATGGCCGTCCCTTCGAGGCAGATTGTGAGGGACATCTTTTCCGGGTACAGCGAACCCGTGGACACCTATCTCCCGCCGGTCTCGCCCTACCATGAGCCCGACGTGGAGATCCATGAACATGACCCCGATGGGGCCAGGACGCTGCTCGCCGAGGCGGGATGGAAATGGACGCCCGACGGCATCCTGATACCCCCCGGCGACGAGGAGCCCCTTAAACCGGTCAAGCTGCTTACGCCCACCGCCCAGGTGGCGCCGACCACGGCGGAGATCTCGAACAGGATTGCCGACGCCCTCAAGGGAATTGGCATCCCCCTGTCGGCGGAACCTCTCGACTTCTCCACCATGATAAGCAGGCTCGATCATCACGATTTTGACCTCTTCGTCATGGCCTGGAGCCTGTCCAGGGATCCCGACAGCCTCTTCGCCTTCTTTCACTCCTCCATGGACGTGGTGGGTGGCTACAACATCCAGGGCCTTCATGACCCCCAACTGGACGAGGTCCTGGAGGCGCTCCGGTGGGCCCCCGACGAGAAGACCGCCCACAAGGCGGCCCGAGAGGCCCAGCGCATGCTCTCGGAAATATCACCGTGGATACCAATCTACTCGCGCTACATGGTGGCCGCTGTCAGGAAGGAATGGGACGGTGTAGTGAGCACCCGGTCGACTTCGGCGGACAACCTCTGGACCCTTCTCAACATGAAGCCCTCCCAGGGCGGGGAAAGGCCCGTCATGTGGTGCCTGTCGGAAGAACCGAGATCGCTCAACCCGCTGAGTACGAGTTCCGCCTACGACTGGCAGGTGCTGGGACTTATCTACGACGGCCTTTTGGCCGTGGACCCGGAGACCCTGGGGGATATCCCCTGGCTGGCCACGGGATGGGAGGTGGAGACCGTCGGCGATGGGGGCGGCTCCCATACGAGGCTGACCTTCCGCCTCAGGGAGGGCGTCCGGTGGCATGACGGCTTTGCCTTCACATCCAGGGATGTGAGAAAGACCCTGGAGTTCCTGAAAAAACACGAGATACCCCGCTACTACGACAGCGTCAGGGATATCGAGCGCGTGGAGACTCCTGACGATCATACCGTGATCGTCACTATGGGGAACGTGTCCTTCTGGCACCTTCACAATATCGGCGGCTCACCGGTCTTCCCGGCTCACATCCTGGAAAGTGTCAAGGACTGGGAGACCTGGCAGCCCGCGAGGGAAACCCACCCATCGGAGAAGGGGTCCACCGCCCTGGTCGGGACAGGGCCCTTCATATTCAGGGAGTACCGCCCGGGAGAGTTCGTTCACCTTGTCAGGAACGAGGATTTCTGGCTCCTCGGAGGTGACTAG